One Dokdonia sp. Dokd-P16 genomic window carries:
- a CDS encoding YfhO family protein: MNIDFKKLLPHILVVLGFIVVALVYFNPVLSGKRIYQNDIKLYEGMAKQHRDFRAETGEETYWTNSAFGGMPTYQMGARFEYDMMDKLDRVIRFLPRPADYLFLYFISFYALMLVMRVPWKLAVVGALAFGLSTYLIIIIGVGHNSKVHAIGYFPLVLAGIILTYQKRYLWGFLLTAVAMGLEIQANHYQMTYYLGLLCVILGIAYLIDAIKKKQLPHFLKASGILVIAVLLGLATNATTLLATAEYAKTSIRGEQLLKDDLAKDAVEDGLGFDYITQWSYGKLESLNLIASDFMGTGTAADLGRDSAFAKKLSALGVPPNEVSYYAQGTRLYWGEQPFVEAPPYLGVTVFALALLGLFLVNGRLRWWLLAGMIVSLVLSWGKNVEGITRFFIDYVPLYNKFRAVTSIQVILELLLPIAAMVGLHRFLNDRVDQAEKQKKLLIAIGSLAGLFVILYLFSGSLFNLRSAAEGQMAIEQPEILNAIKEDRLAVLKSDVLRSLLFVLFIGVALWLTLKKKISENIAIITIGALIVFDLVGVDRRSVNEENFITQRQYDQNFQITPIDEEIRKDDSYFRVIDLARGFNNSHTSYYFNSLNGYSAVQPRTIDDLYTQQIAQGNTEILNMYNVKYILQDGEKGMSISKNPEANGPAWFVNEIQYVPDYNAEFDGLTKVDTKNTVLIREALREELGNFQPQRDSTAVVQTKEIQPNKLVYQVENGSDGFMVFAENYYKNGWIATVDGVETTILPVNYALRGIKVPAGAHEVVMTFEPQVVKTGGMIMLGSSLLLFLLVAGGIFYTVKNRDTEAQA, translated from the coding sequence AAGCGTATTTATCAAAATGATATCAAGCTCTATGAAGGGATGGCAAAGCAACATCGTGACTTTAGAGCAGAGACGGGTGAGGAGACTTACTGGACTAATAGTGCCTTTGGAGGGATGCCTACCTACCAGATGGGAGCGAGGTTTGAGTATGATATGATGGATAAGTTGGACCGTGTGATTCGCTTTTTACCACGCCCAGCAGATTATCTTTTTCTATATTTTATTTCTTTTTATGCATTAATGCTCGTGATGCGTGTCCCTTGGAAGCTTGCCGTAGTTGGTGCGCTTGCCTTTGGTCTGTCTACCTATCTCATAATCATTATAGGCGTAGGGCATAACTCAAAGGTGCACGCCATAGGTTATTTCCCACTCGTACTTGCTGGTATTATACTCACCTATCAAAAAAGATATCTTTGGGGATTTTTACTCACTGCCGTTGCAATGGGACTAGAAATTCAAGCAAATCACTACCAGATGACTTATTACTTAGGTTTATTATGCGTGATTTTAGGAATTGCTTACTTGATAGACGCTATCAAGAAAAAACAACTCCCACATTTTCTTAAAGCTTCGGGAATATTAGTCATAGCAGTGCTACTTGGTCTGGCTACAAACGCAACGACCTTGCTTGCTACGGCCGAATATGCAAAGACAAGTATACGTGGAGAGCAATTATTAAAAGATGACCTAGCAAAAGACGCTGTTGAAGACGGTCTTGGGTTTGATTACATCACGCAGTGGAGTTACGGAAAGCTAGAGTCTCTCAATCTCATTGCATCAGATTTTATGGGAACCGGTACCGCTGCCGATTTGGGTCGTGATTCTGCTTTCGCGAAAAAGTTAAGTGCATTAGGAGTTCCTCCTAACGAAGTAAGTTATTATGCTCAAGGAACGAGATTATACTGGGGAGAGCAGCCATTTGTAGAAGCACCGCCATACCTCGGAGTAACAGTTTTTGCACTTGCATTATTAGGACTGTTTCTAGTAAATGGAAGATTGCGCTGGTGGTTACTAGCAGGTATGATTGTTTCCTTAGTACTGAGTTGGGGAAAGAACGTAGAAGGAATTACACGTTTCTTTATTGACTACGTGCCATTATACAATAAGTTTAGAGCGGTTACGAGTATACAGGTGATTTTAGAGTTGTTATTACCTATTGCAGCAATGGTGGGTTTACATAGATTTTTAAACGACCGAGTTGATCAAGCCGAAAAGCAAAAGAAATTACTCATCGCTATAGGTTCACTAGCAGGTCTTTTTGTGATCCTCTACCTTTTTAGCGGAAGCTTATTTAATCTACGCTCTGCCGCCGAAGGACAGATGGCCATCGAGCAACCAGAAATATTAAATGCCATAAAAGAAGATCGCCTCGCTGTATTAAAAAGTGATGTGTTGAGGTCTTTATTATTTGTGCTTTTTATAGGTGTAGCCTTGTGGTTAACACTCAAGAAAAAGATTTCAGAAAATATCGCAATAATCACGATTGGTGCGCTCATAGTTTTTGATCTTGTGGGTGTAGATAGACGTTCTGTAAATGAAGAGAACTTTATTACCCAGCGACAGTATGATCAGAACTTCCAGATTACTCCTATCGATGAAGAAATCAGAAAGGATGATAGCTACTTCCGCGTGATTGATCTTGCTCGAGGATTTAATAATAGCCATACTTCGTACTATTTCAATTCGCTTAATGGATATTCTGCCGTACAACCGCGTACGATTGATGATCTATACACTCAACAGATTGCTCAAGGGAATACAGAGATTCTCAATATGTATAATGTAAAATACATTCTTCAAGATGGTGAAAAAGGGATGAGCATTAGTAAAAATCCAGAAGCAAACGGTCCTGCTTGGTTTGTAAACGAGATACAGTACGTACCAGATTATAATGCAGAGTTTGATGGTCTCACTAAAGTAGACACAAAGAATACAGTACTCATCCGTGAGGCTTTACGTGAGGAATTAGGAAACTTCCAACCGCAACGTGATAGCACGGCAGTGGTACAAACAAAAGAGATACAGCCTAATAAACTCGTGTACCAAGTAGAAAATGGAAGCGATGGCTTTATGGTCTTTGCAGAGAACTATTACAAAAATGGATGGATTGCAACCGTAGATGGTGTAGAAACTACCATTTTACCAGTAAACTATGCCTTGAGAGGTATAAAAGTGCCTGCAGGTGCTCACGAAGTGGTGATGACTTTTGAGCCACAAGTGGTAAAAACCGGAGGGATGATTATGCTAGGAAGTAGTTTATTACTTTTCTTACTAGTTGCCGGTGGGATATTCTACACGGTAAAAAACCGTGATACAGAAGCACAGGCTTAA
- a CDS encoding glycosyl transferase family 1, with protein sequence MNNKVLIIAYYWPPAGGPGVQRWLKFAKYLPEFGVEPIVYVPENPSYPILDDSLVAEVSDKVTVIKQPIREPYGWASTLSRKQTKTISSGILPKEGKQSLLQKAMLYVRGNFFVPDARVGWVAPSVEYLKMYIEENNIEKIITTGPPHSLHLIGNQLKNWKPSLNWLADFRDPWTTIGYHDKLRMTAKTNARHKLLEKQVLTTANHIIVTSPGTKREFQSITKRPITVITNGFDDRIITPHHPSERFVLSHIGSLLSDRNPQLLWKVLRELCDELPAFSKALEIQLVGKVSQEIIDAITECGLESQLNLVGYVSHQEAQRLQGQANALLLIEINAEKTKGIIAGKLFEYLSAQRPIVAIGPQGADIGTIIEKTATGSFVDYSQEKKLKTVIKALFTGGYKYASNENEVANYHRRELTAQLSNLIAHL encoded by the coding sequence ATGAATAATAAGGTACTCATCATCGCATATTATTGGCCACCGGCTGGTGGTCCTGGGGTGCAGCGCTGGTTGAAGTTTGCAAAGTACCTACCAGAATTTGGTGTTGAACCTATTGTTTACGTTCCAGAAAATCCAAGTTATCCCATTTTAGATGATTCTTTGGTTGCTGAGGTTTCAGATAAGGTGACGGTTATAAAACAGCCTATTAGAGAGCCGTATGGGTGGGCGAGTACGCTTTCGCGAAAACAAACTAAAACCATTTCATCTGGTATTTTACCTAAGGAAGGAAAGCAAAGTCTGTTGCAAAAAGCGATGCTTTATGTGCGTGGTAATTTCTTTGTGCCTGACGCTAGAGTAGGGTGGGTAGCGCCTTCTGTGGAGTACTTGAAAATGTATATCGAAGAAAACAATATTGAGAAAATCATCACTACAGGACCACCACACAGCCTACATCTCATAGGCAACCAACTTAAAAACTGGAAACCTAGCCTTAATTGGTTGGCCGATTTTAGAGATCCGTGGACGACTATTGGGTATCACGATAAATTGCGAATGACCGCCAAAACAAATGCGCGTCACAAGCTGTTAGAAAAGCAAGTACTCACTACTGCAAATCATATAATTGTAACCAGCCCAGGAACAAAAAGAGAATTTCAGTCAATTACCAAAAGACCTATTACCGTTATCACAAACGGGTTTGATGATAGAATAATCACTCCGCATCATCCTTCAGAACGATTTGTATTATCTCATATAGGTTCCTTGCTCTCAGATCGCAATCCGCAGTTGTTGTGGAAGGTGTTGAGAGAATTATGTGATGAGTTACCAGCTTTTTCTAAAGCGTTAGAAATACAGCTTGTAGGTAAAGTGAGTCAAGAAATCATTGACGCAATAACGGAATGCGGTCTAGAATCACAATTAAATCTCGTTGGTTATGTAAGTCACCAAGAAGCACAGCGTTTACAAGGACAAGCAAACGCCTTGCTCCTCATAGAAATCAATGCCGAAAAAACAAAAGGTATCATTGCCGGAAAACTCTTTGAATACCTAAGCGCACAGCGACCTATAGTTGCTATAGGGCCGCAGGGAGCAGATATAGGAACTATTATAGAAAAAACAGCAACAGGAAGTTTTGTAGATTACAGTCAAGAGAAAAAGTTGAAAACAGTAATCAAAGCTTTATTTACAGGTGGCTACAAGTATGCTAGTAATGAAAACGAAGTAGCCAACTATCACAGGAGAGAACTCACAGCGCAACTGAGTAATTTAATAGCGCATCTATAA